Proteins encoded in a region of the Streptomyces sp. PCS3-D2 genome:
- a CDS encoding nitrate- and nitrite sensing domain-containing protein translates to MQGRFKRDGKGSPQARQGRGEAAAEQEPRGGTDRGSSPQHAQNRGPAVEGAGPDAAAAVKAKGRVKSVKALKAKDKDKAGAAEHDAAIPKAPSGPGSRLAMQNWRISTRLVSLLTLPVVAATTLGGFRINDSLNEIAQLEHMQLLTTMTRQATNLAAMLQEERDLSAGPLSLSQGKTNSSVDGARTQTDTAVEAFAAATDRIDSTGERDDTLKSIRNNVLQIGRQVANLKTIRDKAYVNGAQQTVSEYNAMIVSLLSLSQDMAQATSNPEMIKRTRALAAFSAAKEYASIQRAIIAASLPETSDKQGKLEENDRLYALSAQKGEQQAKTTFELVYQGRTEELLAGLGDSNSEISSADHYARRVLASQDAFLREKNRSWLDWYDADGTKLQAMKVIELTLLEEMEQKARELKNEAQQDAIINGALILLVLGVSIVGAFVMARSMIRSLRRLQDTATRVAQDRLPELVKQLSESDPQDVDTSVESVGVHTRDEIGQVAAAFDDVHREAVRLAAEQALLRGNVNAMFTNLSRRSQGLIQRQLSLISELESREADPDQLSSLFKLDHLATRMRRNGENLLVLAGEEPGRRWTRPVPLVDVLRAAASEVEQYERVELASVPGTDVAGRVVNDLVHVLAELLENATSFSSPQTKVKVTGHALPDGRVLVEIHDTGIGLSPEDLAAINERLASPPTVDVSVSRRMGLFVVGRLSLRHGIRIQLRPSDSGGTTALVMLPVDVAQGGKKPGPTPGQGGAQGGPGTQGGSAGQASVPGPGARPTVGAGPQRGQVGGGGQRAALPGRDGAPGPQRPQGGRPPQQGGPGAPGVRPQPGQTTAGQGQGAFGSGPLPTRGPVPSVGYGGGPQGRPASPGGSGFQQGSGFERPQQHQPQQAQQQPTGPAAQAPGGQLPPRGGARPELPGPQATSWGSDQARGHDELSGPGSTSEFARPDFNAPMPQGDGAGSTTGQFERPDVRGPVDPSTTGQFERPGYQPQRPGGPGVGGFARQPQAQRPGGEYAPAQPEAPRLPQPQRPEALPPAQSSGEARSPIFDTLESNWFREEGQQSPAQVPGVPHQPQQSAPTAPQQHQLPQRGQEHAADQAQTTTGSMPTVSWKSSPNDELMRQAERVRQPAAGGITTSGLPRRVPRANLVAGTAQQQADAQAGPQVSRAPDDVRGRLTNLRRGIQQGRQAGNNSQTTGSYHIDPTYQQER, encoded by the coding sequence GTGCAGGGACGATTCAAGAGGGATGGCAAGGGGTCTCCCCAGGCCCGCCAGGGCCGTGGGGAAGCTGCGGCGGAGCAGGAGCCGCGCGGCGGGACCGACCGTGGCTCCTCGCCCCAGCACGCCCAGAACCGCGGGCCGGCCGTCGAAGGCGCAGGCCCCGACGCTGCCGCTGCGGTGAAGGCCAAGGGCCGCGTGAAGTCCGTCAAGGCCTTGAAGGCCAAGGACAAGGACAAGGCCGGTGCGGCCGAGCATGACGCGGCGATACCCAAGGCCCCCAGCGGGCCCGGTTCTCGCCTCGCCATGCAGAACTGGCGCATCAGCACGCGACTCGTGTCGCTGCTGACCCTGCCGGTCGTCGCCGCCACCACGCTCGGTGGCTTCCGTATCAACGACTCGCTCAACGAGATCGCGCAGCTGGAGCACATGCAGCTGCTGACGACCATGACGCGTCAGGCCACCAACCTGGCCGCCATGCTCCAGGAGGAGCGCGACCTCTCCGCGGGTCCGCTGTCGCTGTCGCAGGGCAAGACCAACAGCAGTGTCGACGGTGCGCGCACGCAGACCGACACCGCCGTCGAAGCCTTCGCCGCCGCGACCGACCGGATCGACAGCACGGGGGAGCGGGACGACACCCTCAAGTCGATCCGCAACAACGTGCTGCAGATCGGCCGTCAGGTCGCCAACCTCAAGACGATCCGCGACAAGGCGTACGTCAACGGCGCCCAGCAGACCGTCAGCGAGTACAACGCGATGATCGTCTCGCTGCTCTCGCTCTCCCAGGACATGGCGCAGGCCACCTCCAACCCGGAGATGATCAAGCGTACCCGTGCCCTGGCCGCGTTCTCCGCCGCCAAGGAATACGCCTCCATCCAGCGCGCGATCATCGCCGCCTCGCTGCCCGAGACCTCGGACAAGCAGGGCAAGCTCGAGGAGAACGACCGTCTCTACGCCCTCTCCGCCCAGAAGGGCGAGCAGCAGGCGAAGACCACCTTCGAGCTCGTCTACCAGGGCCGCACCGAGGAGCTCCTCGCGGGCCTGGGCGACAGCAACTCCGAGATCTCCAGCGCGGACCACTACGCCCGCCGCGTGCTGGCCAGCCAGGACGCCTTCCTCCGCGAGAAGAACCGGTCCTGGCTGGACTGGTACGACGCCGACGGCACCAAGCTCCAGGCGATGAAGGTCATCGAGCTGACCCTCCTGGAGGAGATGGAGCAGAAGGCCCGCGAGCTGAAGAACGAGGCCCAGCAGGACGCCATCATCAACGGTGCGCTGATCCTCCTCGTCCTCGGTGTCTCCATCGTCGGCGCCTTCGTCATGGCCCGCTCGATGATCCGCTCGCTGCGCCGCCTGCAGGACACCGCGACCCGGGTCGCCCAGGACCGTCTGCCCGAGCTCGTCAAGCAGCTCTCCGAGTCCGACCCGCAGGACGTGGACACCTCGGTGGAGTCGGTCGGCGTGCACACCCGCGACGAGATCGGCCAGGTGGCCGCGGCGTTCGACGACGTGCACCGCGAGGCCGTCCGCCTCGCTGCCGAGCAGGCACTTCTGCGAGGCAACGTCAACGCGATGTTCACCAACCTCTCGCGCCGCTCGCAGGGCCTCATCCAGCGTCAGCTCTCGCTCATCTCCGAGCTGGAGTCACGCGAGGCCGACCCGGACCAGCTGTCCTCCCTCTTCAAGCTCGACCACCTCGCGACCCGCATGCGCCGTAACGGCGAGAACCTCCTCGTCCTCGCGGGCGAGGAGCCGGGCCGCCGGTGGACCCGCCCCGTCCCGCTCGTCGACGTGCTCCGCGCCGCCGCGTCCGAGGTGGAGCAGTACGAGCGCGTCGAGCTGGCCTCGGTGCCCGGCACCGATGTCGCCGGCCGCGTCGTCAACGACCTCGTGCACGTGCTCGCAGAGCTGCTGGAGAACGCCACCTCGTTCTCCTCCCCGCAGACCAAGGTCAAGGTCACCGGCCACGCGCTGCCCGACGGCCGCGTGCTCGTCGAGATCCACGACACCGGTATCGGCCTCTCCCCCGAGGACCTCGCCGCGATCAACGAGCGGCTCGCGTCGCCGCCCACCGTGGACGTCTCCGTCTCCCGCCGCATGGGTCTGTTCGTGGTCGGCCGCCTGTCCCTGCGACACGGCATCCGCATCCAGCTGCGTCCCTCCGACTCGGGTGGTACGACGGCCCTCGTCATGCTCCCGGTCGACGTCGCCCAGGGCGGCAAGAAGCCTGGCCCGACGCCGGGCCAGGGCGGTGCCCAGGGCGGACCCGGTACCCAGGGCGGTTCTGCCGGCCAGGCTTCCGTGCCCGGTCCGGGCGCACGTCCCACCGTGGGCGCGGGCCCGCAGCGCGGCCAGGTCGGCGGAGGTGGCCAGCGCGCCGCCCTGCCCGGTCGGGACGGCGCTCCCGGCCCGCAGCGTCCCCAGGGGGGCCGGCCCCCGCAGCAGGGCGGTCCGGGTGCTCCCGGCGTCCGTCCGCAGCCGGGCCAGACCACCGCGGGACAGGGCCAGGGTGCCTTCGGTTCCGGCCCGCTGCCGACGCGCGGCCCGGTGCCCAGCGTCGGCTACGGCGGCGGCCCGCAGGGCCGTCCGGCCTCCCCCGGCGGCTCCGGCTTCCAGCAGGGCAGTGGCTTCGAGCGTCCGCAGCAGCACCAGCCGCAGCAGGCTCAGCAGCAGCCGACCGGTCCCGCGGCCCAGGCCCCGGGCGGTCAACTGCCGCCGCGCGGCGGCGCCCGTCCGGAGCTGCCCGGCCCGCAGGCCACCAGTTGGGGCTCCGACCAGGCCCGCGGCCACGACGAGCTCTCGGGCCCCGGCTCGACGTCGGAGTTCGCGCGCCCGGACTTCAACGCCCCGATGCCTCAGGGCGACGGCGCGGGCAGCACCACCGGGCAGTTCGAGCGTCCGGACGTGCGGGGCCCCGTCGACCCGTCCACCACCGGCCAGTTCGAGCGGCCGGGCTACCAGCCCCAGCGGCCCGGCGGCCCCGGTGTCGGCGGGTTCGCCCGCCAGCCCCAGGCCCAGCGGCCCGGTGGCGAGTACGCGCCTGCCCAGCCCGAGGCCCCGCGACTGCCCCAGCCGCAGCGGCCCGAGGCACTGCCGCCGGCCCAGAGCTCCGGCGAGGCCCGCAGCCCGATCTTCGACACCCTGGAGTCGAACTGGTTCCGCGAGGAGGGGCAGCAGTCCCCCGCGCAGGTCCCGGGCGTACCCCACCAGCCGCAGCAGTCCGCACCGACGGCCCCGCAGCAGCACCAGTTGCCGCAGCGCGGCCAGGAGCACGCGGCCGACCAGGCCCAGACGACGACCGGCAGCATGCCGACCGTAAGCTGGAAGTCCTCCCCGAACGACGAGCTGATGCGGCAGGCCGAGCGCGTGCGCCAGCCCGCCGCGGGCGGCATCACGACGTCGGGGCTGCCCCGCCGGGTCCCGCGGGCGAACCTCGTGGCCGGCACCGCGCAGCAGCAGGCCGACGCGCAGGCGGGTCCGCAGGTCTCGCGGGCGCCGGACGACGTCCGCGGCCGTCTGACCAACCTCCGACGCGGTATCCAGCAGGGCCGTCAGGCTGGCAACAACAGCCAGACGACCGGCAGTTACCACATCGACCCCACTTACCAGCAGGAGCGATAG
- a CDS encoding DUF742 domain-containing protein, with protein MTPPPAYPDAYGDSYSEGDQPLVRPYAMTGGRTRPRYQLAIEALVSTTADPMHLSGLLPEHQRICTLCREVKSVAEVSALLSMPLGVARILVADLAEAGMVAIHQPGNGEAGGTPDVTLLERVLSGLRNI; from the coding sequence ATGACCCCGCCCCCCGCCTACCCCGATGCGTACGGAGATTCGTACTCGGAAGGCGATCAGCCGTTGGTGCGTCCCTACGCGATGACCGGCGGCCGGACCCGGCCCCGCTACCAGCTCGCCATCGAGGCGCTGGTCAGCACCACCGCCGATCCGATGCACCTGTCCGGCCTGCTCCCCGAGCACCAGCGCATCTGCACCCTGTGCCGCGAGGTCAAGTCGGTCGCCGAGGTCTCCGCGCTGCTGTCCATGCCACTCGGTGTGGCGCGCATCCTCGTGGCCGACCTGGCCGAGGCCGGCATGGTGGCCATCCACCAGCCAGGCAATGGAGAGGCCGGCGGCACGCCGGATGTAACGCTGCTCGAAAGGGTGCTCAGTGGCCTTCGGAACATCTAG
- a CDS encoding fumarylacetoacetate hydrolase family protein: MRIARFSIDGNVAFGAVEGDAAPGNEASLVLDIIKGIPFADFELSGTKVPLSKVRLLPPVLPNKVVAIGRNYAEHAAELGNEVPDAPITFFKPSTSVVGPGDPITYPSFSQDLHHEAELAVVIGRMCREVPKERVRDVILGYTCANDVTARDVQQREKQWARAKGFDSSCPLGPWIETDLDPSDLAIQCTVNGRQRQLGRTSDMVRSIEDLVVHITEAMTLLPGDVILTGTPAGVGPLNVGDEVAVTIEGIGTLTNKVIKRG; this comes from the coding sequence GTGCGCATCGCCAGGTTCTCGATCGACGGCAATGTCGCGTTCGGCGCGGTCGAGGGCGACGCCGCCCCCGGCAACGAAGCGTCGCTCGTGCTCGACATCATCAAGGGCATCCCGTTCGCGGACTTCGAGCTCTCGGGCACCAAGGTCCCGCTGAGCAAGGTCCGGCTCCTGCCGCCCGTGCTCCCGAACAAGGTCGTGGCCATCGGCCGCAACTACGCGGAGCACGCGGCAGAGCTCGGCAACGAGGTCCCGGACGCCCCCATCACCTTCTTCAAGCCGTCCACCTCGGTGGTCGGCCCGGGTGACCCGATCACCTACCCCTCCTTCTCCCAGGACCTGCACCACGAGGCGGAGCTCGCCGTGGTCATCGGCCGCATGTGCCGAGAGGTCCCCAAGGAGCGCGTCAGGGACGTCATCCTCGGCTACACCTGCGCCAACGACGTCACGGCGCGCGACGTCCAGCAGCGGGAGAAGCAGTGGGCCCGGGCCAAGGGCTTCGACAGCTCCTGCCCCCTCGGCCCGTGGATCGAGACCGACCTCGACCCGAGCGACCTGGCCATCCAGTGCACGGTCAACGGCCGGCAGCGCCAGCTGGGCCGCACCAGTGACATGGTCCGCTCCATCGAGGACCTGGTCGTCCACATCACCGAGGCCATGACGCTGCTCCCCGGCGACGTCATCCTCACGGGGACCCCGGCCGGAGTCGGCCCCCTCAACGTCGGCGACGAGGTCGCCGTCACCATCGAAGGCATCGGCACTCTCACCAACAAGGTGATCAAGCGTGGTTAA
- the gltX gene encoding glutamate--tRNA ligase, producing the protein MVNGPVRVRFCPSPTGNPHVGLVRTALFNWAFARHHGGTFVFRIEDTDAARDSEESYDQLLDSLRWLGFTWDEGPEVGGPHAPYRQSERMDIYRDVAQKLLDGGYAYHCYCSTEELDARRAAARAAGRPSGYDGHCRELSTVQIEAYQGEHRPAIVRFRMPDEPITFTDLVRGELTFTPENVPDFGIVRANGAPLYTLVNPVDDALMEITHVLRGEDLLSSTPRQIALYAALIELGVAKGTPAFGHLPYVMGEGNKKLSKRDPEASLNLYRERGFLPEGLLNYLSLLGWSFSKDQDVFSIEEMVRKFDIDGVNANPARFDLKKAESINGDHIRLLDPKVFADRCAPWLQAPHANWEPEDFDAEAWERIAPYAQTRVGVLSEITANVDFLFRKEPVEDQASWDKAMKGEPAALLTTAREKLAGADWSDPESLKQAVLTAGEAHGLKLGKAQAPVRVAVTGRTVGLPLFESLEILGKERSLARIDAALAKLAG; encoded by the coding sequence GTGGTTAACGGACCAGTCCGCGTACGTTTCTGTCCCTCCCCGACCGGCAACCCCCATGTGGGCCTGGTCCGCACCGCCCTCTTCAACTGGGCGTTCGCGCGCCACCACGGCGGTACGTTCGTCTTCCGCATCGAGGACACCGACGCGGCCCGCGACTCCGAGGAGTCCTACGACCAGCTGCTCGACTCGCTGCGCTGGCTCGGCTTCACGTGGGACGAGGGCCCCGAGGTCGGCGGCCCGCACGCCCCGTACCGCCAGTCCGAGCGCATGGACATCTACCGGGACGTCGCGCAGAAGCTGCTGGACGGCGGCTATGCCTACCACTGCTACTGCAGCACCGAGGAGCTCGACGCGCGCCGCGCCGCCGCCCGCGCGGCCGGCAGGCCCTCCGGCTACGACGGCCACTGCCGCGAGCTCAGCACCGTCCAGATCGAGGCGTACCAGGGCGAGCACCGCCCCGCGATCGTCCGCTTCCGGATGCCCGACGAGCCCATCACCTTCACCGACCTGGTCCGCGGCGAGCTGACCTTCACCCCGGAGAACGTGCCGGACTTCGGCATCGTCCGGGCCAACGGCGCCCCGCTCTACACCCTGGTCAACCCCGTGGACGACGCGCTGATGGAGATCACGCACGTCCTGCGCGGCGAGGACCTCCTCTCCTCGACCCCGCGCCAGATCGCCCTCTACGCGGCGCTGATCGAGCTGGGCGTCGCCAAGGGCACCCCCGCCTTCGGACACCTGCCGTACGTGATGGGCGAGGGCAACAAGAAGCTGTCCAAGCGCGACCCCGAGGCCTCGCTCAACCTGTACCGCGAGCGCGGCTTCCTCCCCGAGGGCCTGCTGAACTACCTCTCGCTCCTCGGCTGGTCCTTCTCCAAGGACCAGGACGTCTTCTCGATCGAGGAGATGGTCCGGAAGTTCGACATCGACGGCGTGAACGCCAACCCGGCGCGCTTCGACCTCAAGAAGGCCGAGTCGATCAACGGCGACCACATCCGCCTGCTCGACCCGAAGGTGTTCGCGGACCGCTGCGCCCCGTGGCTGCAGGCTCCGCACGCCAACTGGGAGCCCGAGGACTTCGACGCGGAGGCCTGGGAGCGCATCGCGCCGTACGCCCAGACGCGGGTGGGCGTACTGTCGGAGATCACCGCCAACGTCGACTTCCTGTTCCGCAAGGAGCCCGTCGAGGACCAGGCCTCCTGGGACAAGGCGATGAAGGGCGAGCCGGCGGCCCTGCTGACCACCGCCCGCGAGAAGCTGGCCGGCGCCGACTGGTCTGACCCCGAGTCCCTCAAGCAGGCCGTCCTGACCGCCGGTGAGGCCCACGGCCTCAAGCTCGGCAAGGCCCAGGCCCCCGTCCGCGTGGCCGTCACCGGCCGCACGGTCGGCCTGCCGCTCTTCGAGTCCCTGGAGATCCTGGGCAAGGAGCGCTCGCTGGCCCGCATCGACGCGGCCCTGGCCAAGCTGGCCGGCTGA
- a CDS encoding nitrate- and nitrite sensing domain-containing protein: MRRSNASPADESARGNFTPPPRAAASPADVPVEPPVKSGSTSRFSPRNWRVPTRLNAILLVPALVGLVMGGFQVKGSVDTWNEAKDAEQIARVVQAASEYSQALLNERDLTAEPLLNGQTNDARVSKAYAATGAAKEKFDEAVKNLPENQGMERRLELFRAEEPKLTDVRQTAYQAGIESPKKNPPSSFGPIPTEEGYVTVQHYLMQFANELGLGTGNVTSYGRMVYAIQLAKAANSLQRSVGTHLLVRPSTDENTRKAQLVAFSSYAYLEDIAIGEYVAAGTEEDVNRLKTVMAKKSEEGAAKLAEAKAAAEQAGTPFKTPPVSPVNKSILTGMTEAIASGEPKKKIIEGGTTPAAWQFAATSKFDGYDEIEKELLEKAVNDAVAVSDDARADAITNGAIVVVALLAAFILAGMMARQMGRAMGTLRTAAFDVAEQRLPSLVDQLSRADPGKVDTRVLPIPIDSQDEIGEVARAFDQVHREAVRLAAEQALLRGNVNAIFTNLSIRNQSLIEGQLTLITDLENNEADPDQLENLFRLDHLATRMRRNGENLLILAGEEPGRRWDQPVPLVDVLRAASSEVEQYERIELSGVSEAEIHGQAVTDLVHLLAELLENATTFSSPQTKVRVNATRLPDGRVMVEIHDKGIGLTAEDFADINHKLANPPTVDAAISQRMGLFVVGRLADRHNIRVQLRPSGEAAGTTSLIMLPDAITHGGGGEGIPDDDFTVSQIIPEQKAQQAAPMRTAAELGFDDSRYEQGGEPHGLDPVGRSLGREERRAALEAQVGFPQEQQGYADQGGQDYPEPQPEHGYQPYQGYEQQSEQGYEPAYDGQGAQPGYEAYPQQDYAYTEDGYPDQQASTQSYDGSYEAQSGQAEWPEQNTYPAAYQQDYGTESESQAVPEPAAERVGFDRPGAAADTGHEMTGAGLPRRGSQQQWQSAQQEAESSGSLFEQRSPRQRQAAAAEQDQDGGTPWRSGNDERWQQAAKLREPKAGGVTSSGLPRRVPKANLVEGAAETTPQGGPQVSRAPEDVRGRLSNLRRGVQQGRSAGTEQSSNSYDQER, from the coding sequence GTGAGGCGAAGCAACGCAAGCCCCGCGGATGAATCCGCGCGCGGCAACTTCACCCCGCCGCCGCGAGCGGCCGCGTCGCCCGCCGACGTGCCCGTGGAACCGCCGGTGAAGAGCGGGAGCACCAGCAGGTTCTCTCCCCGCAACTGGCGCGTGCCGACCCGCCTGAACGCCATCCTGCTCGTGCCGGCCCTCGTGGGCCTGGTCATGGGCGGCTTCCAGGTGAAGGGCTCCGTCGACACCTGGAACGAGGCCAAGGACGCCGAGCAGATAGCCCGGGTCGTCCAGGCCGCCTCGGAGTACAGCCAGGCACTGCTCAACGAGCGTGACCTCACTGCCGAGCCGCTCCTGAACGGCCAGACCAACGACGCCAGGGTCAGCAAGGCCTACGCGGCGACCGGCGCGGCCAAGGAGAAGTTCGACGAGGCCGTCAAGAACCTGCCCGAGAACCAGGGTATGGAGCGGCGCCTGGAGCTCTTCCGCGCGGAGGAGCCCAAGCTGACGGACGTCCGCCAGACGGCCTACCAGGCCGGTATCGAGAGCCCCAAGAAGAACCCGCCTTCTTCGTTCGGCCCGATTCCGACCGAAGAGGGCTACGTCACCGTCCAGCACTACCTCATGCAGTTCGCCAACGAGCTCGGTCTCGGCACCGGGAACGTGACCTCGTACGGCCGCATGGTCTACGCGATCCAGCTGGCCAAGGCGGCGAACTCGCTCCAGCGCTCCGTCGGCACGCACCTGCTGGTGCGCCCGAGCACCGACGAGAACACCCGCAAGGCCCAGCTCGTGGCCTTCTCCTCGTACGCCTACCTCGAGGACATCGCCATCGGCGAGTACGTCGCGGCGGGTACCGAGGAGGACGTGAACCGTCTGAAGACGGTCATGGCGAAGAAGTCCGAAGAGGGCGCCGCCAAGCTCGCCGAGGCCAAGGCCGCCGCCGAGCAGGCCGGCACCCCCTTCAAGACCCCGCCCGTCTCGCCGGTCAACAAGTCGATCCTGACCGGCATGACCGAGGCGATCGCCAGCGGCGAGCCCAAGAAGAAGATCATCGAGGGTGGCACTACGCCTGCGGCGTGGCAGTTCGCCGCCACCTCCAAGTTCGACGGCTACGACGAGATCGAGAAGGAACTCCTCGAGAAGGCCGTCAACGACGCCGTGGCGGTCTCCGACGACGCCCGCGCCGACGCCATCACCAACGGCGCCATCGTCGTCGTGGCCCTGCTGGCGGCCTTCATCCTGGCCGGCATGATGGCCCGCCAGATGGGCCGTGCCATGGGCACCCTGCGCACCGCCGCCTTCGACGTCGCCGAGCAGCGCCTGCCGTCGCTCGTCGACCAGCTCTCGCGCGCCGATCCGGGCAAGGTCGACACCCGCGTACTGCCGATCCCGATCGACTCGCAGGACGAGATCGGTGAGGTCGCCCGCGCCTTCGACCAGGTCCACCGCGAAGCGGTGCGGCTCGCCGCGGAGCAGGCGCTGCTGCGGGGCAACGTCAACGCGATCTTCACGAACCTCTCCATCCGCAACCAGTCGTTGATCGAGGGCCAGCTGACCCTGATCACCGACCTGGAGAACAACGAGGCCGACCCGGACCAGCTGGAGAACCTCTTCCGCCTGGACCACCTGGCCACCCGCATGCGCCGCAACGGCGAGAACCTCCTCATCCTCGCGGGCGAGGAGCCGGGCCGCCGCTGGGACCAGCCGGTGCCCCTCGTCGACGTGCTCCGCGCCGCCTCCTCCGAGGTGGAGCAGTACGAGCGCATCGAGCTCTCCGGTGTCTCCGAGGCCGAGATCCACGGCCAGGCCGTGACCGACCTCGTGCACCTGCTCGCCGAGCTGCTGGAGAACGCCACCACCTTCTCCTCCCCGCAGACCAAGGTCCGCGTCAACGCCACGCGTCTGCCCGACGGCCGCGTGATGGTCGAGATCCACGACAAGGGCATCGGCCTCACCGCCGAGGACTTCGCGGACATCAACCACAAGCTCGCCAACCCGCCGACCGTGGACGCCGCCATCTCGCAGCGCATGGGTCTGTTCGTGGTCGGCCGGCTGGCGGACCGCCACAACATCCGCGTCCAGCTGCGTCCCTCGGGCGAGGCCGCGGGCACCACTTCGCTGATCATGCTTCCCGACGCGATCACGCACGGTGGCGGTGGCGAGGGCATCCCGGACGACGACTTCACGGTCTCCCAGATCATTCCGGAGCAGAAGGCCCAGCAGGCCGCTCCGATGCGCACGGCCGCGGAGCTCGGCTTCGACGACTCGCGCTACGAGCAGGGCGGCGAGCCGCACGGCCTCGACCCGGTCGGGCGTTCGCTCGGCCGCGAGGAGCGGCGGGCCGCGCTGGAGGCCCAGGTCGGCTTCCCGCAGGAGCAGCAGGGCTACGCCGACCAGGGCGGCCAGGACTATCCGGAACCTCAGCCCGAGCACGGGTACCAGCCGTACCAGGGTTACGAGCAGCAGTCCGAGCAGGGATACGAACCCGCGTACGACGGACAGGGTGCGCAGCCTGGGTACGAGGCGTACCCGCAGCAGGACTACGCCTATACGGAAGACGGCTACCCGGACCAGCAGGCGAGCACGCAGAGCTACGACGGAAGCTACGAAGCCCAGTCGGGGCAAGCCGAGTGGCCCGAACAGAACACGTATCCGGCTGCCTACCAGCAGGATTACGGGACTGAATCGGAATCCCAGGCCGTCCCCGAACCGGCCGCAGAGCGCGTAGGCTTCGACCGTCCGGGCGCCGCTGCCGACACCGGTCACGAAATGACCGGGGCGGGCCTGCCGCGACGCGGCAGCCAGCAGCAGTGGCAGTCGGCACAGCAGGAAGCGGAGTCCTCCGGGTCCCTCTTCGAGCAGCGGTCGCCGCGTCAGCGCCAGGCCGCGGCGGCGGAGCAGGACCAGGACGGTGGCACGCCGTGGCGCTCGGGTAACGACGAGCGCTGGCAGCAGGCCGCCAAACTCCGTGAGCCGAAGGCGGGCGGGGTCACCTCGTCCGGCCTCCCTCGGCGAGTGCCCAAGGCCAACCTGGTCGAGGGTGCAGCGGAGACGACCCCGCAGGGCGGCCCCCAGGTCTCCCGCGCTCCGGAGGACGTCCGCGGCAGGTTGAGCAACCTGCGGCGGGGTGTCCAGCAGGGACGCAGCGCGGGTACTGAGCAGTCAAGTAACAGCTATGACCAGGAGCGTTAG
- a CDS encoding roadblock/LC7 domain-containing protein — protein MSQAAQNLNWLITNFVDNTPGVSHTVVVSADGLLLAMSDGFPRDRADQLAAVASGLTSLTAGASRIFEGGAVNQTVVEMDRGFLFLMSVSDGSSLAVLAHPECDIGLVGYEMALLVDRAGSVLTPDLRAELQGSLLN, from the coding sequence ATGAGCCAGGCGGCACAGAACCTGAACTGGTTGATCACCAACTTCGTGGACAACACCCCCGGGGTGTCGCACACGGTGGTGGTCTCCGCCGACGGCCTCCTTCTGGCGATGTCCGACGGATTCCCCCGCGACCGCGCCGATCAGCTGGCGGCCGTGGCCTCCGGTCTGACCTCGCTGACCGCCGGTGCCTCCCGCATCTTCGAGGGCGGCGCCGTCAACCAGACCGTGGTCGAGATGGACCGGGGATTCCTGTTCCTCATGTCCGTCTCCGACGGATCGTCCCTCGCGGTGCTGGCGCACCCGGAGTGCGACATCGGCCTCGTGGGCTACGAGATGGCCCTTCTGGTCGATCGCGCGGGCAGTGTCCTCACCCCGGACCTGCGCGCCGAACTGCAGGGGAGCCTTCTCAACTAG
- a CDS encoding ATP/GTP-binding protein gives MAFGTSSGAAPRSTTSAKIVVAGGFGVGKTTFVGAVSEINPLRTEAVMTSASAGIDDLTHTGDKTTTTVAMDFGRITLDQDLILYLFGTPGQDRFWFMWDDLVRGAIGAIVLVDTRRLADCFPAVDYFENSGLPFVVALNGFEGHQPYTPEEVREALQIGPGAPIITTDARHRADAKSALITLVEHALMARLK, from the coding sequence GTGGCCTTCGGAACATCTAGCGGAGCGGCTCCCCGCTCCACCACCTCCGCGAAGATCGTGGTGGCGGGCGGCTTCGGCGTGGGCAAGACCACGTTCGTCGGAGCCGTGTCCGAGATCAACCCGCTGCGCACCGAAGCCGTCATGACGTCCGCGAGCGCGGGCATCGACGACCTCACCCACACCGGTGACAAGACGACCACCACGGTCGCCATGGACTTCGGCCGCATCACGCTCGACCAGGACCTGATCCTCTACCTGTTCGGCACGCCCGGCCAGGACCGCTTCTGGTTCATGTGGGACGACCTCGTCCGCGGCGCCATCGGGGCGATCGTGCTCGTCGACACGCGCCGCCTCGCCGACTGCTTCCCCGCGGTCGACTACTTCGAGAACAGCGGCCTGCCCTTCGTGGTGGCTCTCAACGGCTTCGAGGGGCACCAGCCCTACACGCCGGAGGAAGTCCGCGAGGCCCTGCAGATCGGGCCCGGCGCGCCGATCATCACCACCGACGCCCGCCACCGCGCGGACGCCAAGAGCGCGCTGATCACGCTCGTCGAGCACGCCCTCATGGCACGTCTGAAGTAA
- a CDS encoding roadblock/LC7 domain-containing protein has protein sequence MSQAAQNLNWLITNFVDNTPGVSHTVVVSADGLLLAMSEGFPRDRADQLAAVASGLTSLTAGASRIFEGGAVNQTVVEMDRGFLFLMSVSDGSSLAVLAHPECDIGLVGYEMALLVDRAGSVLTPDLRAELQGSLLG, from the coding sequence ATGAGCCAGGCGGCACAGAACCTGAACTGGTTGATCACCAACTTCGTGGACAACACCCCCGGGGTGTCGCACACGGTGGTGGTCTCCGCCGACGGCCTCCTTCTGGCCATGTCCGAGGGTTTCCCCCGCGATCGCGCCGATCAGCTGGCGGCCGTGGCCTCCGGTCTGACCTCGCTGACCGCCGGTGCCTCCCGCATCTTCGAGGGCGGCGCCGTCAATCAGACCGTGGTCGAGATGGACCGGGGATTCCTGTTCCTCATGTCCGTCTCCGACGGGTCCTCGCTGGCCGTGCTGGCGCACCCGGAGTGCGACATCGGCCTCGTGGGCTACGAGATGGCTCTTCTGGTGGATCGCGCGGGCAGTGTCCTCACCCCGGACCTGCGCGCCGAACTGCAGGGAAGCCTGCTCGGCTGA